Proteins from one Halovivax limisalsi genomic window:
- a CDS encoding MBL fold metallo-hydrolase: MNLHAISLGNHEFEGENNAYLLESAGEVALIDTGIPRPAIRTQLEAGLDAAGRTLADVDAVVLTHHHLDHAGLAGAVADAGGADVFVHETDAPLVRRDDDAVATEYALRARRFDEWGMPADQRSALQAFFDRAPTAEPPARVVELVDGDEIDVGDATLRTRFAPGHTAGHAIYEFDRAGATEALVGDVVLPTYTPNVGGADLRLDRPLTRYVETLTAVVERDYERVWPGHRDVIDGPAARAREILAHHRDRLENVLDVLEPDETHTAWEISAELFGELDRVHILHGPGEAHSHVEYLVDRGAAERVADEESGRIGYLRADESIDAAPFEPAVSD; encoded by the coding sequence GTGAACCTGCACGCGATCAGCCTCGGAAATCACGAATTCGAGGGGGAGAACAACGCCTACCTCCTCGAGTCGGCGGGCGAGGTGGCCCTGATCGACACCGGCATCCCGCGGCCGGCCATCCGAACCCAGCTCGAGGCCGGACTCGACGCGGCCGGCCGGACGCTCGCGGACGTCGATGCCGTGGTCCTCACGCACCACCACCTCGACCACGCGGGACTCGCCGGCGCGGTCGCCGACGCGGGAGGTGCCGACGTCTTCGTCCACGAAACGGACGCGCCGCTGGTTCGACGCGACGACGACGCGGTCGCGACCGAATACGCGCTGCGCGCCCGGCGATTCGACGAGTGGGGCATGCCGGCCGACCAGCGGTCGGCGCTACAGGCGTTCTTCGATCGGGCGCCGACGGCCGAACCGCCGGCGCGAGTCGTGGAGCTCGTCGACGGTGACGAGATCGACGTCGGCGACGCGACGCTTCGGACTCGATTCGCGCCCGGCCACACGGCCGGCCACGCGATCTACGAGTTCGACCGGGCGGGGGCGACCGAGGCCCTCGTCGGCGACGTCGTCCTCCCGACGTACACGCCGAACGTGGGCGGGGCCGACCTCCGGCTCGATCGCCCGCTGACGCGCTACGTCGAGACGCTCACCGCCGTCGTCGAACGCGACTACGAACGCGTCTGGCCGGGCCACCGGGACGTCATCGACGGACCGGCCGCGCGTGCGCGGGAAATCCTGGCCCACCACCGCGACCGGCTCGAAAACGTTCTCGACGTCCTCGAACCGGACGAGACGCACACGGCCTGGGAGATCAGCGCGGAACTGTTCGGCGAACTCGATCGCGTCCACATCCTCCACGGCCCCGGCGAAGCCCACTCCCACGTCGAGTACCTCGTCGACCGCGGCGCCGCCGAGCGCGTCGCGGACGAGGAATCCGGACGAATCGGCTATCTCCGGGCGGACGAATCGA